In the genome of Maridesulfovibrio zosterae DSM 11974, the window GCGAGCCTAATGCGTCGACAAGTTCATTTGTAGCGTGCAATAATGGATTACCATCAAAAATCTGCTCATAAAGGAGTGACATTCTGCTATCAAATGCAGTTACCGCACGCTCAGAATATTTGCTCAAATCGATACGTTGGTAGGTACTTTTAGCCATAATACCTTCCAACCTCTTTCTGTCTTCATTGAAGACATTCTCTAAATCGAGATTAAAAACATAATTTATTATATCTTTCAGATCGTCGACATTGTGTATACTTTTTAAGCTATTGAACTGTTCGCAACGAGTCTTAAAGAGAGCGGAATCATTGATATGCCTATTCAATTCTTTATATGCAGGAAGATCAGTTATATAAGCATCAGCCACATTCACATTTGGAATTGCTGGTGAATCTTTGTAAATTTCAGACCCCTTATATAGCAGACCAAGTGTAACCCCTTTTAGGATTATTTCGTTGAAGATCATGCTGTACAATTTGTCGATACGTGACTCAATCCTATACAAAAAACTTGTTGGAAAAACTATAGATGTAAGCCAGCCATCCTTTGCTCCTTCCATAGTCATTAAAAGAGTACGTGCATTATTCTGAAAGGCCTTTTGGATACGGGGAACTCTAGTTGCCATTTTTTCAAGACGGTTTTGCGGAATCTGCAATCCTTCAGTCCACCACGTCATGCCAGTGGCATTATTCATAGTAATATATGTTCTAACCACAGGCAGCACCGTTGGCACATCCCTCTGCAAGGCATTGCCTCCACCCCAGATAAAGACGGCCCAGGTACATAAAATAAAAACAATCAGGAACTGAGCAGCACGGATTATGCCTGTTCTCCGAGTCATAATTCGACTAACTGGGACAGCAGAGGAGTGTTCCGCAAACACTTTCTGCGAAAGAAGGTCCCTAATAAATACTGCACCCTGGCCCTGCCGACCGACTGGAGACCCACAAAACCAAATACCTCGAAATTGAAACGGCTCATGATAAACGCTGTGACGGAACACTTCGTTTGTAAGACGGCGCAATGGTTTAAAAAAACTTTCAATATGCGATTGAAATGCAAATATATGCTTAGCAACTTTAGGCTCTATCGGTCGGGAAAATATTTCACTGCGGAGATCTTCAAGCGCCCCCAAGATACTTCTTTCAGCTTCGTCCAGCCATCCAGAAGACCATGTAGCATCGGGGACATAAGGACTAGACCAACCAAACATTTGACGTAATTGATCGGAAGAGAGAGCACTACAAACTTCAGAAAATCCTTCAATACATTCACAAGAAGTGACCAATAAATAAATTGGTGGACGCATTCCCAATGTATCCTGCAAATGAGCCAGCTGAGAATTCACAGCTTCTCCTAAAGTCTCAGCTTTATCGATAGAGTCAAGGCTTTGTGCTGGAAGCACAACGATGAGTCCGTCAAGAGGCCTGCAAGGCTTATAACGCAACATCACTTTCAACAGAGAGGTAAAAGCATACTTCGCGTGAATATTTCCTATATCACCCAATGGACCAAGCGGAACCAGAGCGACTCCCTGCTTAAATTGAAACCAATTAAATATGCTGCCATTAGACTTTTGCGCTCCTGCATTGGCAAATATTTTCTCCCCCCCATCCTCAGCATCTCCAAGCACTAGACACCATGGAACGTCACGTAAGCGCCATAAACCGATTGATCGCACAGTTGCGTTCATTTGTTTTTGGAGACTAAGACGTATTTCTTTTTTGGTAGAGCCAAAGAGTTTACTCTGCTCTGCTTCTCCCTCAGGTTCAACAGAGACAAACTTCTCTGCAGATTTGTGAATACGCCACAGAGCAAACATTGTCACAGCAGCAAACAACAAAGTACTCACTGCCGCCCCAAAGAACAGCAATGACAAATGTGAACGAATTATATCCATTATGGATGCTACTGACATTAAATCCTCTACACAGGTAACTGATTAAGAACATCCCTAAGCGGATCAATAGCTGAACACCAAACAAAATGAGAAAGAACAAGCAAGCTCACGCACACTAAACCAGCTCCAAGCATCCAATATCTAAGAGATGGAAGACTACGAGCTACAGATGGAGTAAAATTACGCCCATAAGCATCTGGACAAAAAGTTGTTTGTGATAATTCTTCTTGAGTACGTCCAAGGACAATCAATTCTCGTAAACCGGAATGATATACAGTAGGTATACTGTTTACGGAGTCTCCATATTTTCCTGTAAACCCTAGAGCAAAGGCATCAAGCAATATTGCCGCTAATGCGGCATTATCCCGTGAACGTTCACAGATTATACGGTCGGCGATTGCATATAGCCTGTCACCCGCAGATCTGGTTCCGAAAAGTCGATATTCAAGAGGATTGGAATTCCACCATGCCTGTCCGTACCATTCATTAGATAAAAACAGATCGTCAGCCAGACCAACCATAACAAGTTGAACCTCAGCAGCGCTGCTGGCCGGAAGCATTTTTACCTGGCTTTGCAGTAACTCTAAGAGCTCACCCTGAAGCTGGTCTGGAGACTCAAAATCAGTTTGTTCTGAAAATGCCGTAGTCAGGATTTTAAAAAGCAGCCCTGTGAATTCCCGAAACTGTCGTATAGCAGAATGATCAAGACGCTCACTTCCAGCAGTACATGAAATTGATTGTGCAAGGATCATCATTTCACTCCGGTCTGCACATTTGACTCTGAAACAAAATTCAAATTTTCTGCTGAATAATTAGCAGTAGAAGTGTCATTGTTGCTTGTATGAAAGGTAAATAGGCATATCGAAGAAGGCCGTAGCATATCTTGCCCTTCAGCTACACCGGCAATGAAAAGTTCATTTGGTGGAGCAGTCGCTTCATCCATATGAACTTTATATAGAATAACCTTAACAGGTGTTACCATCCCCGCGATACGATCAAGAATGCTACGCTTGGCACCGATGGTGCGCTGCTTCATAAGTTTATTCAGTGTCTCGTCCTTGCCTATGACCGCCTGATCCATCCATTCCTTTATTTTCTGAGGATCATCATTCGGTCCAAAAGAGACTCCTATGATATAATCGCCCTCACTGTATGGTATATTCTTGACTTCAAGAGTGAATACAGATTTTTCTTGTTTAAACACATGCGTTTTATATGCTTCTGGGATACCAGCTTCAATCATACGGCAAATAAAAGCGGCTAGTTTTTTAAAGCACCGCATGGGATCGGCATGCTCATAGTCAACACGCGGCGGCAGAAATGCTCCGCCTATACTTGCTGCTCCTCCTGCAAGGCTGTGCATTGCTGTAAATAATGTCAGTGGATGTGCAGCCCCGGAATGAAGCAGTGCTTCAAATGCCGAAAGACCTGTAAGAAGCCCTAACATATGAAAACGTGTTTCCAACAATAAAGAAGATTCATTTGCACTTAACGATGCGGCTCTATCAACCAAAGTCGAAGCCTTACTCCGTATCCTCTCTGCCAATGTATGGCACAGCGAGTATAGCTTTGTATCGTCTCTAACAACCATTAACGGAGAGACAAAATGTGTTAGAAAAAACTGTACGCCTTTTGCTTTGACATGAGCCAACGGCAAGGCCGAAAATCGTGAAGGAGGAATATCTCCTGCCCACAATGCAATATTGGGCACCAGCCCAGGCACCTGAATCTCTTCACCGGTAGTCTGATCTCGGACAATCGTTTCCCGGCTATAGTATCGAGAGGTTTTGTCATCGACTAATGTTCCGTCAGCATGTCTCGGTATTGTGATCCAGATACACACTCCCTCAGGTTGTTCGGCAGCCGTAGCATCAAGGGATATTTCCAATTCTATATGCCGGGCATTATCATTCTTAAAACATACTATCTGCCCATCTGGCATAACAGCACTCAAGCTAAGGACACGAAAAAGCCCCTGAAGCAAAAGCCCTTGATTGATTTCAAGAGAATTTACCCCCCAACTAAATGGGTTAAGACTCATCAGCTTGTAATGTAATTGAGCTTCATGGTGTTGATCTGCCGCTTGGAAATGTTGAGGCATGAGAAGCATACCCTCATGCCAAAGGACAGCATCAGGAATGGCAGTAGAATCACTCATTTCCAGCCCCTGGTTCTTTAGTGTTGGGTCCAGCAACGGTAAAATCATACCTACCTAACGTAAGTACCATATTGTCTCCACGAGTTGTACGAAACCGATGCAGCCCCTCTGTCTGGTAGTCGGCAAATATGACAATAGATTTGGTCTGATCTTTCAGATTAATAGCTATAGGAGGGACGACTATGCCCGGTACATACTCATGATGCAGTACCCAATAATCCTGTTCTGACGTATAATCCCGTTGAAACTGCTCTTTTCCCGAAAACCATTGTCTCGCAGACAACGAAGCAACAGCTGTTTCGGTTCCATCAGTCAAAGGCATAAGAACATCTACTGCTACAGCACTGCTGTTATTAGCGTTCGGAGTAACATTAACGGAGATGCTTATATCCTGATGTGTAAATATAAACCCTGACGAGTGCTCAGCACAGCCGGAAAGAGACACCAGCGTGCATAAACAGAAACTAATCCCCGAAAATAGCAGGAAAGCAGCTGTACAATTCAATTCTCTCAGGAATTTCTTATGTGACCGGAAGGATAGAATGCTCAATAGACCCTCTCTGTATAGATATTAACAATTATATAGATACAATTATTCATATACTACAGAGTTATCACATCAAAATAAAAAAGAATAGTGACATCGTTAAAATAGGCAAAAAATATATTCTTACCCAACTATATATAGGTAAACAGCTAGTACCGAGCTGAGTTCAACTTATACGGTAATAATTTTCTATGATTTGAGTCTGTAATTAACAGGAATTGTTCAGAGAAATAGACAATTAGAAAGCATGGGATTATTTGTGGAAAGGTGGTACAATTAAAGGATGTAGCCTTTCTTAAGTAGGCGATATGAGAACTCTGCTTTTTTCATTACCCATTCTTTTAGCAACGTTCGATAGCATGATAAAATCAGCAGAGATATGCATATTCGTATTTGGAAAGGATTTGTGTATACAACTGCAATATATGTGATGTTGTGGGCATACAGATATATGCGACTATATGCAGTTTTATTCCATTACGCTGCGGAGAACACTGATTATAAACTTCGTTTAAAAAAGCATTTTAATTTATAACCATTACAAACAGCTTAAAGCGTAATTCTACACTGCAATCGGGCTATTAACACATTTTAATAATTCTAGAAGACTAACCAATAGTAAAAAAGAATCGCTCAGTCCCACGCCCTTCTTTAATTCACTTATTGATCTTTACCTCTGATAATCCACCATTTTTTTTGACATAAAAGTACTATGTCAGCACGCCCGTGTTTAATTTGGTAGACTACCAGTGACTGTGAAACTCACAAGGAGAGCTGACAGTCTTGACTGCATAAAGCTCGCGGAACTTGCAGTGTCAGGCCTGCTCCGGTCAATTGCTATTCCTAACGAAAGAGAAGAAGCATTTCGTGCATTATCGCGAAGACGCCATCATCTCACTGATTCAATACGTAAGGCGAAGCAACGTATCAGAGTTCTGCTTTTGTCTTCAGGTGTTAATGAACCAGTAAGTATAGACCGCTAATATATTTAGCAGTTAGTGCTCTTGAAGAACAAATTTTCCCTGCAGGAGCATCAGAAACCAGAGACATCCTTCTTTCGTAACTTCAATATTTCATTTCCGCTCAAAAAGATGTTGATACAAAACTTGAACGACTAGCTCAGGATCAAGACGAAGCCAAACGTATTGCTGCAATGAAGTCCGTTTCTGGTGTTGGAAGAGTTGTAGCAACAACATTTGCGCCAGAAAGATTTAAACCATAACGCTTTAACAAAAGTAAAGAAGTCAGATCCTATCTTGGACTTGCTCCAGTGATCCGGCAAAGCGGCAGTAGTAAAGGCAGAGCAACTCTTTGTCCGGTAGGGCAAAGAAGGCTGCGAAGCCTACTTATAGAGGCTGCTTGGATATGGAAACAAAAGGACGAATGGGCGAGAGAGTTTTACAATATAATTTTGAGCAGGCACGGAGTGTCGCAAAAGGCAATTGCTGCGCTTGCCCGAGAACTTGCAGCGTTGCTTTGAAAGCTTAGTGCTTCCAAAACAACGGCATAACTGATCGCGGGGCGGCTTTGGTTGCGTAGACAACGACATAAAAATGGCGGTCCTAAATTGATTTGGTACCGAATCGGTACTTGGTGCCACTGAGCACGAATAAGAAAAGGTGTATCAAAACTTTCACCATGTGGTGAGGAACAGTTACGGCCTATGAAAATTTGAAATCAGAACTGACGGGGTGCTTGACAATGTGCCGCATAAGAAAAAGCCGCTCCTATTTTAGACTGAATTTACAGTCCAACAGGAACGGCTTTAGTATACAACTTTAGTGTTCACCCACAGTTGAACCTTTCGCACGGGTTGATGTTCTCACCCTTAATGCAGGAGTACTCGACCGAGGGATTTACCCGGTCCATGTCGTACCATGTGGTAAATGAGTCATAGACGATTTTTCATCAGCATGGATCGTGATTCCTGCCACGATGACTCCGGTGATGATGTCGATGATTTCTTCCCGCGACTCGGACTTGATGACTTCGGTCAGAGTCCTGTCCATCCCCTTCTCTTCCATAAAATATTATACGGCCCAACAGTTCAAGGATTAAAAGCAATCCTCCTGCCGGTAACTGGACACTCTCTACACACGACGAATCAGAACGGAACCTCGTCCATACCACTTGCTTCAGAAGGAAAAGCTGGACCTAAATCTTCATCATCAGGATAGCTGCCATACTGCTGACCTTGTGCCTGCTGATTATTCTGCTGCTGAGGCTGGGCTTGAGCCTGATTCTGAGACTGATAGCCACCCTGCTGATTATTGAACTGCTGCCCCTGCTGATATCCACCTTGTTGCTGTCCCTGCGAATATCCTTCCTGCTGTCCGCCCTGATATGCTCCGTCCTGCCTGCTATCCAAACCTTGAACATTGTTGGCCTGAATTTCGGTAGTATAGCGGTCCTGACCATTCTGGTCCTGCCACTTACGGGTCTGAAGCTTACCTTCAACCAGTACAAGACGACCTTTAGAGAGATATTTACCTACAAACTCAGCAGTCTGACGCCATGCAACAACACGATGCCATTCAGTTTTATCAACTTTCTGTCCAGAGTTACGATCTTTATAGCCTTCATCAGTAGCAACTGAAAAATTCGCAACAGCCTGACCGGAGGTTGTATACGACAGTTTCGGGTCCTGCCCGATGCGTCCAATCAAAATAACTTTATTCATGCTTCCTGCCATGTACGGCCCCCATTTATCTGTCTTTTATCTTAGCTGCAATTCTTTCAGCAGCACTTAATACATCTTCCAGATCATAACTGATTGTATTGGCTTCTGATGCCTTCCAATCGCCTAAGGCTTTTTCCAGCCTGACTTTCAAATTATATGCTTCACGAACAGTCTCGCTCAGGTTTTCAGTCATATCGGCAGACATCATCCCTAAATCCAACCGACCTTTAAGATCATCCACAAGTTCCAAAACCCCGTGTGGAAGACCGGGAGGTTGCGGCAGCTGCCATGCGGACTCAACCAGATGAGGCCATTTCTTTTCAACTTCGGACTCATCATAAGTCTGGGCCATAACCCTTATCTGAAGCACTTGTCCCATCTGAAAGCTCCTTTCCTAATACGGATAAAAAGGGTCCGTCAATGACAACATTTTAGCATAAAGCATGATCACAATCAAAAATCCTATTCGTTCTCTTCCCATTCACTTTGGACTCGATTCACAACTTCCTGAATCTGATTTAACTGGTCAGCGGGACACACGCCTATAAGAGGCTGACCGGCATCTACATTATCACCATTCTGAAAATAAACAGAATAAATAAGTCCTTCAGGACCACTATAATTTAAGGCTGTTTCTCTTTTCATGCGAGAAACAATGAAAAGGTCCAGACCTTCGGTAACTTTTACAGAACGCTCGCCGGAACCTTTGATCTTAGTATCAACCTCAGGAGTGAAATAGTATTTTGCTTTTTCCGGTGCATTAAAAAGAAAAAGAGCCTTCTTCAAAATAAGCTGTATCACTTCTTCTTTAGAGAGGAAATGACGAATCTTAATAAGAGATTCTCCTGCTTCAACAAACTGCCCTTCAAGCTCCTGTCTGATAGAAACAATTTCACCTTTTTCGGGAGCAGTAATAGTCTTAGTGTTTCTTTCACGGGTAAGCTTTGCCAGCACCGTTCCAGATTTTTCCTTCCACTCTCCACAAGGACCATTAACCTTGTCGCCAACCTTAAGGCCTGAATATTCCACTAGACCTGTATGTGGTACTGAAATTTCAATTTCTTCGTAGGGTGAAGCCTTAATATCTTCTAGCAACTCTTTAATATTTAACACTATATTAACCTCTGAATTATTTCTGACTAATATTTTAACGTAAACGGCAGCAGTCGATTACTTACTGTTTTAATGCCGGACATAAAACATACACTATACAGAATACTGCATACATCTCACATAAAGTACGGCTTTGGGAAACTTGCAAACAATACACCCAAAGTCAACTGTTCATGCAGTCCCTACCACAGAAAACAAATTTAGATAACAACATACATTAGCGAAGGTTTATGTGGACGTCAGGTCATCAAGTGGCCTATCTATAGTATAAATTCCTACCGCCCATAGTCATTAAGGACTGTTGAATATTTTTAGCCATTTCGCGCCTATCCCATATCCCCTGAATATGCCCTCGCGAAAGTGCATTCCATGCATTATGATAATCCGGTGGGACAGCAATACCTGTTGTCTCAGCGATAACCCTTGGTCCTGCAAAACCTATTTTCGAAGACCGTATACCAAACTGGTAAGGTGAACATCCAAGAAAACTGGCAACTGATCCACCATAAGAATTGGAATCGTAAATAACTAGATACAATCCACCTGCATCTACGTAACGACGTAACGCCATAGTACAACGAGGCATCTGAAGAACTCCGTTTGTACCTTCCTGAATTCTAATTCCGGCAGTTCCATGGATATAAGCAATGAGAGGCAGCTGTTTACGCTGTGCCCGCTCTGTGGCACGAATAATTTTTTCCCCTTCAGCAGCTCCGACCGATCCCCCTCTAAAAGGGGCTGCAAGACAAATGACAACAGCATTAATATCATTCATGCGTGTTTCAAATGTTATGCAAGCTGAGCGCAAGCCTGTCTTTTTGCGAGCCTCATCAAGTTTCAAGTCAAATCCTTCATAGTCAATAGGATTTGCTGATTCTATTCCGGAATTAAACTCAAAACCATCGGCGTAATTAAAAACATTATACAGATACCACTGATATTCCATGGGAAAATGGTGTCCACAATGGCTGCATACCCCAGCAAAATCTCTAAAAAGATCTGGTCCCCAAAGGTCAAGGCAACCTTCTTTAGCAGCATTAGGACAGGAGTACGTCCGATCTACACGACCTCGTGGGCTGTTATATTTCCAGCGCCCCTCTTCAAAACAAGGTCCCTGCCCCGGATTAGACAGACAAAATAATTTATCACGAACTTCTGCTGACATTTTACGCTCAGACAAACATTCGTTATTATTCTTTTGGAGTATTCGTGCAGTGCGCTCTTTAACAAGGTGGGCTTCCGCCTGAATTTCTTCCATCCCCTGCTTTGCAGCTCTAACCCCCCGCCCCACGAGATTATAAAAAAACCATGATTTAGTCGCCCAGGCGACTCCCTGAATTGCTGAAACAGTGCGTAAAAAGATTGACCGGTGGTCCATGTAAGCAGAGGTGGATAACCTGCGAAATTTTTCATAACGCTTCTCGACCAGCCGTTTGCGCGCTCTATGACTCAGAGCCCAGCGCATGAAAACATCCTCTCCTTCATCGGCATTCTGCTGCTTAAGTGCCATAGCCCGAAAAAGCTTAAGGCCTTTCACTGAAATACATGCTTCATTAGTCGCTCTTATAACCTCAGTCCGCAACTGCCTGAAAAAATCGTAACTATTCGGTTTTGCACCAAGATCAGGTTCTTGAATAATCCGGTCAATATATCCCATTCTGAGGTTATCAGCAGCAGTTATAGCCAACCTTTTTGCACATCCAGCAATCAATGTATCACTGACCCTTTCCCCGTCAGTAAGGTTTGCTTCAATTGCTGCAGCTCCCTCAGGGGAAATAACAGAGTAATAACCATGAGATAGCATTAGCCTGCGGTCGGCAAGACCTATGGCCTCGGCACCGCCTGAACCGCCTTCGGAAATAACAGATATAATCGGCACATCAATGTTGCCCATCTCATAAATATTTTTGGCAATCTGCTGCGCTGCTCCGGGATAATCTTCTACTGGATATGAACCGGGAGTGAAAACGTAGGTATGAATAGGTATTCCTTCAGCCTGTGCAACCTTCATGTAATGCAAAGCCTTGGCATTACCCCAAGGTTTTACTGAACCGCCATTACGAAATTCCTGCCCATGCCCCTTTTCCTGACCAATTACCATAACAGGCTGGTGAATAATCTTCTGGCCGACTCTACGGGTTATATATGCCTGTGCAATGAGCATTGAAGGGTCAATACTGAATTCTCCAAGCCCACCAAGTTCAGTATAATTATCGTAAACATTCTCCAGAATATCTGTAAGACAGATACGTTGCGGATGGCGGACAATGCGCACGAAATCCATAGGACTAAGTTCTTTTTCGAGTTTAGATTCAAGGAAAGAAAAAAGATCTTCTAGACGGGAAAGCCTGCGTGCTGATTCCTCATTTGAAAAAGAGTTTCGCAATTCACGGAACTCACTTAGCTCAGAA includes:
- a CDS encoding single-stranded DNA-binding protein; protein product: MAGSMNKVILIGRIGQDPKLSYTTSGQAVANFSVATDEGYKDRNSGQKVDKTEWHRVVAWRQTAEFVGKYLSKGRLVLVEGKLQTRKWQDQNGQDRYTTEIQANNVQGLDSRQDGAYQGGQQEGYSQGQQQGGYQQGQQFNNQQGGYQSQNQAQAQPQQQNNQQAQGQQYGSYPDDEDLGPAFPSEASGMDEVPF
- a CDS encoding carboxyl transferase domain-containing protein, with protein sequence MNTDKRIDALSERLTYIRDIFSNGENANIAMLSSELSEFRELRNSFSNEESARRLSRLEDLFSFLESKLEKELSPMDFVRIVRHPQRICLTDILENVYDNYTELGGLGEFSIDPSMLIAQAYITRRVGQKIIHQPVMVIGQEKGHGQEFRNGGSVKPWGNAKALHYMKVAQAEGIPIHTYVFTPGSYPVEDYPGAAQQIAKNIYEMGNIDVPIISVISEGGSGGAEAIGLADRRLMLSHGYYSVISPEGAAAIEANLTDGERVSDTLIAGCAKRLAITAADNLRMGYIDRIIQEPDLGAKPNSYDFFRQLRTEVIRATNEACISVKGLKLFRAMALKQQNADEGEDVFMRWALSHRARKRLVEKRYEKFRRLSTSAYMDHRSIFLRTVSAIQGVAWATKSWFFYNLVGRGVRAAKQGMEEIQAEAHLVKERTARILQKNNNECLSERKMSAEVRDKLFCLSNPGQGPCFEEGRWKYNSPRGRVDRTYSCPNAAKEGCLDLWGPDLFRDFAGVCSHCGHHFPMEYQWYLYNVFNYADGFEFNSGIESANPIDYEGFDLKLDEARKKTGLRSACITFETRMNDINAVVICLAAPFRGGSVGAAEGEKIIRATERAQRKQLPLIAYIHGTAGIRIQEGTNGVLQMPRCTMALRRYVDAGGLYLVIYDSNSYGGSVASFLGCSPYQFGIRSSKIGFAGPRVIAETTGIAVPPDYHNAWNALSRGHIQGIWDRREMAKNIQQSLMTMGGRNLYYR
- a CDS encoding biotin attachment protein — its product is MLNIKELLEDIKASPYEEIEISVPHTGLVEYSGLKVGDKVNGPCGEWKEKSGTVLAKLTRERNTKTITAPEKGEIVSIRQELEGQFVEAGESLIKIRHFLSKEEVIQLILKKALFLFNAPEKAKYYFTPEVDTKIKGSGERSVKVTEGLDLFIVSRMKRETALNYSGPEGLIYSVYFQNGDNVDAGQPLIGVCPADQLNQIQEVVNRVQSEWEENE
- the tssK gene encoding type VI secretion system baseplate subunit TssK, with product MSDSTAIPDAVLWHEGMLLMPQHFQAADQHHEAQLHYKLMSLNPFSWGVNSLEINQGLLLQGLFRVLSLSAVMPDGQIVCFKNDNARHIELEISLDATAAEQPEGVCIWITIPRHADGTLVDDKTSRYYSRETIVRDQTTGEEIQVPGLVPNIALWAGDIPPSRFSALPLAHVKAKGVQFFLTHFVSPLMVVRDDTKLYSLCHTLAERIRSKASTLVDRAASLSANESSLLLETRFHMLGLLTGLSAFEALLHSGAAHPLTLFTAMHSLAGGAASIGGAFLPPRVDYEHADPMRCFKKLAAFICRMIEAGIPEAYKTHVFKQEKSVFTLEVKNIPYSEGDYIIGVSFGPNDDPQKIKEWMDQAVIGKDETLNKLMKQRTIGAKRSILDRIAGMVTPVKVILYKVHMDEATAPPNELFIAGVAEGQDMLRPSSICLFTFHTSNNDTSTANYSAENLNFVSESNVQTGVK
- a CDS encoding IS110 family transposase; protein product: MTVKLTRRADSLDCIKLAELAVSGLLRSIAIPNEREEAFRALSRRRHHLTDSIRKAKQRIRVLLLSSGVNEPVSIDR
- a CDS encoding DotU family type IV/VI secretion system protein — protein: MILAQSISCTAGSERLDHSAIRQFREFTGLLFKILTTAFSEQTDFESPDQLQGELLELLQSQVKMLPASSAAEVQLVMVGLADDLFLSNEWYGQAWWNSNPLEYRLFGTRSAGDRLYAIADRIICERSRDNAALAAILLDAFALGFTGKYGDSVNSIPTVYHSGLRELIVLGRTQEELSQTTFCPDAYGRNFTPSVARSLPSLRYWMLGAGLVCVSLLVLSHFVWCSAIDPLRDVLNQLPV